The DNA segment AGCCGGAGCCTGCTCGGCGGCCCGACACGGGGCGTTGTGCCGAGGCTGCGCCGGTCTACCGATTCCCGCAGACTTCCCAAAGAAATCCGATGCCTGAAGACAATTCCGGCCAGGACCGTCGCGACGCGCGCGATCCGTGGCTGCTCGATACCCACGAGCTGGGCCGCAGGCCCGGCTCCAGCCTTCCCGTTCGCAGGGAGATTCCCGTCGGAACGGCGCTCGGCGTACCCGACGTGATCACCGTGCCCGAGGGCGCCCCGGTCAGCGTCGACCTGCTGCTGGAGTCCGTCGTCGAGGGTGTTCTCGTGACCGGCTCGGCCGTGGCGCCGACGGAGGGGCAGTGCTCGCGGTGCCTCGATCCCATGAAGGGCACCGTCGAGGTCGACCTGACCGAGCTGTTCGCCTATCCCGATTCGACGACGGACGAGACGACCGACCCGGACGAGGTCAGCAGGGTCGTCGACGACCGGATCGACCTCGGGCCGCTCGTGCGCGACGCGGTCGTGCTCGCGCTGCCCCTCGTGCCGCTGTGCAGCGACGACTGCGCGGGATTGTGCACTGGATGCGGTGTGAAGTGGGCCGATCTCGACGCCGGACACGGGCATGAGACGATAGACCCTCGGTGGGCCGCGCTGGTCGAGCGTCTCGAGGAGTCGGAGGCTCAGGTCGCTGACGGTTCTGAGGATTCGGAGCCTTCCGCGCCTGCCGGGTCATTTCCTGACGACACGTCGGCGAATGGCTCAGACCGCTGACCAGCTTTTGAGCACCAGCTCACCAGATCGACGAGCACGCTCGCGCCCGCGAGCAGACCTTGATGAGGAGAACCAGCCGTGGCCGTCCCGAAGCGGAAGATGTCGCGTTCCAACACCCGCTCGCGCCGCGCCCAGTGGAAGGCGACGCCGATCCAGCTGGTCGCCTGTTCCAACCGCGCATGCAGGGAGCTCAAGCCCCAGCACGTCGCTTGCCCGGCGTGCGGCCAATACGGTGGCCGTCAGGTTGTCGAGCCAGCCTGAGCTGCCGGCTATGGGGGATAAGTCGCCTACCGGATCGGCAGCGGACACCGCTCCGCTGCTTGAGGCGCTCGGTGTCAACTTCGACACCGAGCTGCTGATCCTTGCTTTGACCCACCGCTCGTACGCGTACGAGAACGGCGGGCTGCCACCGAACGAACGGCTTGAGTTCCTCGGCGACGCGGTGCTCGGACTCGTGGTCACCGACCACCTGTACCGGCAGCACCCCGATCTCCCCGAGGGCCAGCTCGCCAAGCTGAGGGCCAGCGTCGTCAACATGCACGCGTTGGCCGGTGTCGCGAGGGGACTCGGCGAGGGCGGTCTGGGCGCGCATCTGTTGCTCGGCAAGGGTGAGGAACTGACGGGCGGCCGGGACAAGGCCAGCATCCTCGCCGACGGTCTCGAAGCCGTCATCGGCGCCACCTACCTGGCGTACGGCATCGAGACCGCCCGCGAGTTGGTGCACCGGCTTTTCGATCAGCTGCTCGCCGAGGCGCCGTTGCGGGGCGCAGGTCTCGACTGGAAAACCAGTTTGCAGGAACTCACCGCGTCGGCCGGGCTCGGCGTGCCCGAGTACAAGGTCGAGGACACTGGTCCGGACCACCGCAAGGAATTCAGCGCGATCGTGCTCGTCGGTGGCCGCGACCTGGGACACGGCGACGGCACCACCAAGAAGGAAGCCGAGCAGAAGGCCGCGGAATCCGCATGGCGCGCGCTGTCGGAAGAACTCAAGCCCGCCGAGGGCGGCGAGAGCTGATCAGCGGCTGACCGGTCCCCGGAAATCGCCGGTGTCCAGGTCGAGCGCGATCGGGTCGGGAATCGTGATGGACTGCCCGAACGGTGTGATCACCGTTCGTCTGTACTCCCTGTCGGCGATGTCGTTGTGCGCGTCACCGGGTGGTGGGCTCGCTCGGTGATCCCGGCTTTCCAGCCGTCGGGCAGATCGAGTGTCCGCCAGGTACGCAGCGGAGCGGGCCAGCCGTTCGCCGGCTCCGTCGCGATGCTCGCGACGACCACCTCCTTCTACCGGCAAGGATAAGGCTACGCTGCGTTCGTGCCTGAACTTCCCGAGGTCGAGGTCGTCCGCGCCGGTCTCGAACGGCATGTCCGGTCGAGGGTGATCTCCTCCGTCGAGGTGCTGCACCCGAGGGCGATCCGGCGCCACGTTCCAGGTGCCGCCGACTTCGAGGGCAGGCTCGCGGGGCTGCGGATCGAGGCCGCCAGGCGGCGCGGCAAGTACCTGTGGTTCGACCTCGCCGACGGCGAAGCCGTGCTGGCCCACCTCGGCATGAGTGGTCAACTGCTCGTCCAGGAGCGGGACGTGCCCGACGAGAAACACCTCAGGGTGCGATTCCGGTTCGCCGACGGCGGTCCCGAGCTCCGGTTCGTCGACCAGCGGACCTTCGGTGGTTTCACGCTGGCCGATCTGGTCGACGTCGACGGTACCCGCGTGCCGGAGGCCATCGCGCACATCGCCCGCGATCCCATGGACCCGCGATTCGATCTCGACGAGGCCGTGCGTGCGTTGCGCCGCAAGCGCACCGAGGTCAAAAGGGCTCTGCTGGACCAGACACTCGTGTCGGGCATCGGCAACATCTACGCCGACGAGGCACTGTGGAGGGCCAAGCTCCACTGGGCGCGGCGCACCGACCGGCTCACCAAGGCGCAGGCGGTCGCCGTGCTCGGCGCCGCGACACAGGTCATGTCCGAGGCGCTCGTGGCGGGCGGTACCTCGTTCGATGCCCTGTACGTGAACGTCAACGGCCAGTCCGGTTACTTCGACCGCTCACTCAACGTCTACGGGCGGGAGGGGCAGCCGTGTGATCGCTGCGGTGCCACGATTCGCCGTGATCCCTTCATGAACCGCTCCTCGTTCACCTGCCCCGGGTGCCAGCGTTTGCGCTGATCTACCGCGTGGACCCCGATCTGTCATGACCTGCTGTGGACGTGGCTTGGGCTACGGGGCCGGAGTTGGTCAGCCGCTCACCCAGTCGCCGAAGGCATCAGCGGAATCGCCGAGAGGCGTGTAGTAGACGAAGCGCAGATGCTTGTCGCTCTCCAGCGTCATGGTGATGTGCGTCAGCTCGACCTCGCCCGGGCCAGGGACGTCGAAGGTTCTGCGCCCAGAGCATTTCCCGTCGATGTCCTGGCGCTTCCACCAGTTCTTGAACGTCGGATCCAACCGCGACAAGTTCTCGGTCAGAGCGATGATCTCCGCGTCCTGCGGTGCGTGCGCGAAATCCCGCTTGAAGCTCGTGAGGATCTGGCGCGCCTGCTCCTCCCACGGCGAGAGCCGCGACCTCAAACGCTCGTCGGCGAAGACCATCCAGAGCATGTTTCGCTGATTGGCAGGCAAGTCGCTGAACCCGAACAGCCTGTCCGCGGCCTTGTTCCACGCCAGCGCGTCCCACTTCAGGTTCAGCACGTACGACGGGTTTTCCGGAAGCCTGGCCAGCAAGTCATGCGCCACCTGCGGCACCGTGCAGGCGGTGCGTGCCGGTTCCTTCGGGAGCCTCTTCTGCGTGAGCAGGTAGAGGTGCCTGCGCTCGGCCGCGTCGAGCTTCAGCACCTTGCACAGGTCGTCGAGGAACTCCGCGGAGACCCCGATGTCGCGGCCCTGCTCCAGCCAGGTGTACCAGGTGATCCCCACACCGGCGAGCGCCGCCACTTCCTCGCGCCGTAGCCCCGGCGTGCGCCGCCTGCCCGAGACCGTGAGCCCGAGCTCCTGCGGGGAGACCCGCTCGCGCCTGCTGCGGAGGAAATCCGCGAGCTCGGTCCTCGTGCGCCGCATCCGCCCAGCGGTCGTTGGCATGGCTGCCGCTCCTTCCGTGGCGATCGCTTCAAGTAATAGCATAAACGGCAATCTTGTAACACCTTCAGTTGCTGATTAGCGTCGAGTCTCGGACCGGCGAAACGACAACTGGACGAGGCGGCGCGCAAGAAGTGATGAGAAGAGTCTGGCCACTGGTCGTCGCAGCCGTGTCCCTGGGAATCGACGCGTACGTGCTGGCCGGTGTGCTGCCGAGGGTCGCGGATTCACTGGCGACGACAGTCGGAGCGATCGGCCTCGGCGTCACGGCATTCACCGCGGCTTACGCTCTGGCGGGCACGACGCTCGCCAAGCGTGCGACCCGTGGTTCGACGAAGCGCGCGCTGCTGCTCTCGCTCGGCCTGTTCAACGTCGCCAACCTGATCACCGCGGTCTCACCCGGCCTCACGGTGTTCCTCGGCTCTCGTGTCCTGGCGGGCGGGGGTGCGGGCGTCCTCACGGCGGTCGCCACCGCGGCAGCAGCCGGAATGGTCAGGCAGGAGCACCGCGGCCGGGCCATGGCCCTGGTGACTTTCGGGCTGTCAACGGGCACTGTCGCGGGCGTGCCCGTCGGCATGCTGATCGGCGATCAGATCGGCTGGCGCTGGACCATGGGCCTCGTCGTCGCCGTGGGCGCCGTGTCGATGGCCGCGCTGGTCTTTCGCGGCGGCGAGATCCCGGCGATCCCGGACGAGCCGGGCTCCGGTGCCTCCGTCATCGTGAAGTCCCCGCAGGTGCTGATCGGGGTCCTCCTCGCATTCGTGTTCGGCGTGACCAGCCTCGGGCTGT comes from the Prauserella marina genome and includes:
- the rnc gene encoding ribonuclease III — encoded protein: MGDKSPTGSAADTAPLLEALGVNFDTELLILALTHRSYAYENGGLPPNERLEFLGDAVLGLVVTDHLYRQHPDLPEGQLAKLRASVVNMHALAGVARGLGEGGLGAHLLLGKGEELTGGRDKASILADGLEAVIGATYLAYGIETARELVHRLFDQLLAEAPLRGAGLDWKTSLQELTASAGLGVPEYKVEDTGPDHRKEFSAIVLVGGRDLGHGDGTTKKEAEQKAAESAWRALSEELKPAEGGES
- a CDS encoding helix-turn-helix transcriptional regulator, whose translation is MPTTAGRMRRTRTELADFLRSRRERVSPQELGLTVSGRRRTPGLRREEVAALAGVGITWYTWLEQGRDIGVSAEFLDDLCKVLKLDAAERRHLYLLTQKRLPKEPARTACTVPQVAHDLLARLPENPSYVLNLKWDALAWNKAADRLFGFSDLPANQRNMLWMVFADERLRSRLSPWEEQARQILTSFKRDFAHAPQDAEIIALTENLSRLDPTFKNWWKRQDIDGKCSGRRTFDVPGPGEVELTHITMTLESDKHLRFVYYTPLGDSADAFGDWVSG
- a CDS encoding YceD family protein; this translates as MPEDNSGQDRRDARDPWLLDTHELGRRPGSSLPVRREIPVGTALGVPDVITVPEGAPVSVDLLLESVVEGVLVTGSAVAPTEGQCSRCLDPMKGTVEVDLTELFAYPDSTTDETTDPDEVSRVVDDRIDLGPLVRDAVVLALPLVPLCSDDCAGLCTGCGVKWADLDAGHGHETIDPRWAALVERLEESEAQVADGSEDSEPSAPAGSFPDDTSANGSDR
- a CDS encoding MFS transporter → MRRVWPLVVAAVSLGIDAYVLAGVLPRVADSLATTVGAIGLGVTAFTAAYALAGTTLAKRATRGSTKRALLLSLGLFNVANLITAVSPGLTVFLGSRVLAGGGAGVLTAVATAAAAGMVRQEHRGRAMALVTFGLSTGTVAGVPVGMLIGDQIGWRWTMGLVVAVGAVSMAALVFRGGEIPAIPDEPGSGASVIVKSPQVLIGVLLAFVFGVTSLGLYTYLLPMAADRGLGSWGFALIWAWGIGGVLGSMLIGRQIDRIGSRKLLPVLAVALLASFAAVAFLPQPVAWLAAALVWGATGWASVPTLQDVLTRTRPKATTTIVAFQMAAMYLGSAAGSALGTALLGGGTPAGDLPMWAFGVQVVAVVLAVIVGARSERAATARDVCPVR
- the mutM gene encoding bifunctional DNA-formamidopyrimidine glycosylase/DNA-(apurinic or apyrimidinic site) lyase gives rise to the protein MPELPEVEVVRAGLERHVRSRVISSVEVLHPRAIRRHVPGAADFEGRLAGLRIEAARRRGKYLWFDLADGEAVLAHLGMSGQLLVQERDVPDEKHLRVRFRFADGGPELRFVDQRTFGGFTLADLVDVDGTRVPEAIAHIARDPMDPRFDLDEAVRALRRKRTEVKRALLDQTLVSGIGNIYADEALWRAKLHWARRTDRLTKAQAVAVLGAATQVMSEALVAGGTSFDALYVNVNGQSGYFDRSLNVYGREGQPCDRCGATIRRDPFMNRSSFTCPGCQRLR
- the rpmF gene encoding 50S ribosomal protein L32 → MAVPKRKMSRSNTRSRRAQWKATPIQLVACSNRACRELKPQHVACPACGQYGGRQVVEPA